The Desulfitobacterium chlororespirans DSM 11544 genome contains a region encoding:
- a CDS encoding helix-turn-helix transcriptional regulator, translating to MKEFTNTNGIYLGSPGLNQEWLEKAQYALNSSNLKSWTAGIRFSQVPDMITSHLKSALLNSYLNSITQRLGEMDRDLLHKAHVIYCTDDRGNIRDLSLSPDVSERVDHHLCRFVMDLLDQENIWEDAVRWYWNNSVIWTLEAMSQEFEQRTLSCMSERTWSKVYSKTLCYANAERFNSLFDIYAKNFVDLYMQSLQKEYLGPSRYSLVFYEEFLGLNAPAVGVQSILRPRMIKEKTSYLTTFSMAVYHQLRKAVAAQEFTVHDNRIWLSANLETPSGSSSGRAIFKSENDLLINACQDLTKGMNDETADVMDSICHLWLKRSTSSQEKIMIHADDILDLRGLLRQKNGHGQRGGYKAEWRERIAAHMELLNRLWINPAGLNSFTLEEKAFIISKSKNSPEAGSRGDYTWEVRPGNPLVRDLQKGKRQTSILSKRVFELDPYRQAYEKRAARYFSWLWRSRQSRGHYLEPIRIPTLLNAIHLEYQRSRSAKIIERFEKMMDALKDKEIIAGWQYDRIYRNGQDWLDLKLVVEPPQAIIDQYAKIKSGTKPIKPPKSAGVSLNNLGEQLRKERLRRRLTQMQAAEAIGIDQTTVSKLELGRRTPDFQTARKIQQWFTTASI from the coding sequence ATGAAAGAGTTCACGAATACTAATGGCATTTATTTGGGGTCGCCAGGATTGAATCAGGAGTGGCTGGAGAAGGCTCAATATGCCTTGAACTCAAGTAATTTAAAGAGCTGGACAGCAGGAATACGTTTTTCTCAAGTCCCGGATATGATCACCTCCCACCTTAAGTCCGCACTTTTAAATTCTTATTTGAACAGTATAACCCAGCGTCTGGGGGAGATGGATAGGGATTTACTCCATAAGGCCCATGTTATTTATTGTACCGACGATCGCGGGAATATTCGTGATCTGAGTCTCAGCCCGGATGTCAGTGAACGGGTGGATCATCATCTATGCAGATTTGTCATGGATCTTCTTGATCAAGAGAATATTTGGGAAGATGCAGTGAGATGGTATTGGAATAACTCTGTAATCTGGACACTGGAGGCCATGTCTCAGGAATTCGAGCAGAGAACACTATCCTGTATGTCGGAGCGGACCTGGTCAAAGGTCTATTCCAAAACGCTTTGCTATGCAAATGCCGAGCGGTTTAACAGTCTCTTTGATATTTATGCCAAAAATTTTGTGGATCTCTACATGCAATCCCTGCAAAAAGAGTATCTGGGGCCTTCCCGGTATAGTTTGGTTTTCTATGAAGAATTTTTAGGGTTAAATGCACCGGCTGTGGGGGTGCAGAGTATCCTCCGGCCTAGAATGATTAAAGAAAAAACCTCATATCTAACTACGTTTAGTATGGCCGTGTACCATCAACTGCGCAAAGCAGTAGCGGCACAGGAATTCACCGTCCATGACAACAGGATCTGGCTTAGTGCGAATTTGGAAACCCCCAGCGGCAGTTCCAGCGGCAGAGCGATTTTCAAAAGTGAAAATGATTTACTCATTAATGCTTGTCAAGATCTGACAAAAGGGATGAATGACGAGACAGCTGATGTCATGGATTCGATCTGCCACCTCTGGCTCAAAAGATCCACATCTTCTCAAGAAAAGATCATGATTCATGCAGACGATATTCTCGATCTCCGGGGGTTGCTCAGGCAGAAAAATGGTCATGGTCAAAGGGGAGGGTATAAAGCGGAGTGGCGGGAACGCATTGCCGCTCACATGGAGTTATTAAATCGGCTCTGGATTAATCCCGCTGGGCTCAACTCTTTTACCTTAGAGGAAAAAGCCTTTATTATTTCTAAAAGTAAGAATTCACCGGAGGCGGGAAGCAGAGGAGATTACACATGGGAGGTGCGGCCGGGTAATCCTTTGGTTCGCGATTTGCAGAAGGGGAAGAGGCAAACCTCCATCCTTTCCAAGCGGGTTTTTGAACTTGATCCATACCGCCAGGCTTACGAAAAACGGGCGGCCCGCTATTTCTCCTGGCTATGGAGAAGCCGGCAATCCCGGGGGCATTATTTGGAACCGATCCGCATCCCGACCTTGCTTAACGCCATACATCTGGAATATCAAAGATCACGTTCAGCAAAAATAATTGAGCGATTCGAAAAAATGATGGACGCTCTCAAAGATAAGGAGATTATTGCCGGTTGGCAATATGATCGGATCTACAGGAATGGGCAGGATTGGCTGGATTTGAAATTGGTGGTGGAGCCTCCTCAGGCTATAATCGATCAATACGCCAAGATTAAATCAGGGACAAAGCCAATCAAACCACCCAAATCCGCAGGAGTATCTTTAAATAACCTTGGTGAGCAATTAAGGAAGGAACGCTTAAGAAGAAGATTGACCCAGATGCAGGCAGCGGAGGCCATTGGTATTGATCAAACCACGGTTTCCAAGCTGGAGTTGGGGCGAAGAACCCCCGACTTCCAAACCGCTCGAAAAATTCAGCAATGGTTCACTACAGCATCTATCTGA
- a CDS encoding FAD-dependent oxidoreductase — MSDSLNVSRRKFMIGGLATAVAAGAGLLTGCSNQSAAPQTPSDSENWDAEADVVVVGFGCAGGGAAVSAAEAGASVLVLESLPIPGGTTRVSGGALWVPANPMQKKEGIPDSIEEGRQYIMKGNDGQVEEELIDAYLENGPQIVEFLMNKLNIEFKFGYPDYHPEWPGGKRLGRSISPSYNGKGSGEALMAALYDYALAKGVKFALNTHAKKLIKDDSGKITGVIAYQDSKEIRVKANKGVVLATGGFEWDKSLLKTYQRGPVDASVVFNPGSGGGIYGCGDGLRMAMEAGADLRNMNESWGLMVYLLPGWEDEVANYRQNAKDYKKSTWKTIIGDWFLWRGKPGTIVVNKEGKRFMNEACDYDTSAYPFYERDTFGENRWRNLPAFVIADSVQWSKYGIAGAKGDNVPDYITKADTLAELAQKLGIDAQGLEATVAEFNKYASQTPPTDPHFHRGESYFDRLASGDYAMAQADPENPACTLAPLAKGPYYGIQIHSGNCGTCGGARINAKAQVIDVHGNVIPGLYAAGNAAGLGGPGITYHGPGNPVAGGVIFGYLAGLDAAQKV; from the coding sequence ATGAGCGATAGTTTAAATGTAAGCCGTCGTAAATTTATGATTGGCGGGTTAGCTACGGCAGTAGCAGCGGGAGCAGGCCTTTTAACAGGATGCAGCAATCAGTCAGCTGCGCCCCAGACACCGTCTGACTCAGAAAACTGGGATGCTGAAGCGGATGTTGTCGTAGTAGGATTTGGTTGCGCCGGCGGTGGAGCTGCTGTTTCCGCAGCAGAAGCCGGAGCCTCGGTATTGGTGCTGGAATCTTTACCTATTCCAGGAGGAACGACTCGGGTGTCTGGCGGAGCCTTATGGGTGCCTGCCAATCCTATGCAGAAAAAAGAAGGAATCCCGGATTCCATTGAAGAAGGCCGTCAATATATTATGAAAGGCAACGACGGCCAGGTTGAAGAAGAACTCATCGATGCCTACCTGGAAAATGGTCCCCAAATTGTTGAGTTTCTTATGAACAAATTGAACATTGAATTCAAGTTTGGTTATCCTGATTATCACCCGGAATGGCCGGGAGGAAAGAGACTGGGTCGCAGTATCAGTCCTTCCTACAATGGCAAAGGTTCCGGGGAAGCCTTAATGGCTGCTCTTTACGATTATGCTCTTGCGAAAGGGGTAAAATTTGCCCTGAATACTCATGCCAAAAAGCTTATTAAAGATGATTCCGGCAAGATCACCGGTGTCATCGCCTACCAGGACAGCAAAGAAATCCGTGTTAAAGCTAATAAAGGAGTCGTTCTGGCTACAGGCGGTTTTGAATGGGATAAAAGCTTGCTCAAAACCTACCAAAGAGGTCCGGTGGATGCATCCGTGGTCTTTAATCCCGGCAGCGGCGGCGGAATCTATGGCTGCGGTGACGGCTTAAGAATGGCTATGGAGGCCGGTGCCGATCTGCGCAATATGAACGAATCCTGGGGGCTAATGGTTTATTTGCTCCCCGGCTGGGAGGACGAAGTGGCCAACTATCGTCAAAACGCCAAAGATTACAAGAAGAGCACCTGGAAAACGATTATTGGCGATTGGTTCCTCTGGAGAGGAAAACCCGGCACCATCGTTGTTAACAAAGAGGGCAAGCGTTTTATGAACGAAGCCTGCGACTATGATACCTCCGCTTATCCCTTCTATGAAAGAGATACTTTTGGAGAGAACCGTTGGCGGAACTTGCCGGCCTTTGTCATCGCTGATTCAGTTCAATGGAGCAAGTACGGTATTGCCGGTGCTAAAGGAGATAATGTTCCTGATTATATCACCAAGGCAGATACTTTGGCAGAACTGGCTCAAAAACTAGGTATCGATGCCCAAGGTTTGGAAGCTACTGTAGCTGAATTCAATAAATATGCTTCCCAGACTCCTCCCACAGATCCTCATTTCCATCGTGGCGAAAGCTATTTCGACCGGCTTGCCTCCGGTGACTACGCTATGGCCCAGGCAGATCCCGAGAATCCCGCCTGCACCCTGGCCCCCTTGGCCAAAGGTCCTTACTATGGCATCCAGATTCATTCGGGCAATTGCGGAACTTGTGGCGGAGCACGGATTAATGCAAAGGCACAAGTTATCGATGTCCATGGCAATGTCATCCCCGGTCTCTATGCTGCCGGCAATGCGGCAGGATTAGGCGGCCCCGGAATCACCTATCATGGCCCCGGAAACCCTGTAGCCGGTGGAGTTATCTTCGGATACCTGGCCGGACTGGATGCAGCCCAAAAGGTTTAA
- a CDS encoding FAD-dependent oxidoreductase, whose product MTTSNSSKEISRKDFIKGAAFGIAGIAAMGLAGCSTDASQNSPPAPAEGTAWDHETDVVVVGFGGAGGAAAWEAGTAGSEVIVLELAKTAGGSTNICGGLVTIGGGNALQKAAGFEDSPENFYNYLTAALGTGADEEQCRIFAEQSPAMYTWLTEKIGVKFNPGINPLWPDTPNPTAGLTCTGDEYHMDYAAVSKAVHRTGWVDSETRPGGRDGSGFFQPLLRAVEAQPKVKVMYETAGEQLIYDHDKKRILGIKAKQGDKTLSIKARKAVVLTTGGFAKNEDMVRTYCPAFNGVLALGTAGDNGAGIKMGQAVGAALQNMHMAFSTSTAYAYTTQEGCAGGPLSQGIIVNQFGSRFVAEDHYHSWVAEYMLQNHQPQKHLPSYLLFDAQMYDTLPDKSKESLEKAKVTKANSIEELAKALGTSEGVLENTVQFYNSKVAEGKDPLLNKQSKFIKPIATAPFYALEIVPTSMFTVGGLRINTKAQVLSAETGAPIAGLYSAGRNATNVIAQQYGGSGTSVATCFVFGRIAGQNAAAEAAL is encoded by the coding sequence ATGACGACTTCAAATAGCTCAAAGGAAATCTCCCGTAAAGATTTTATCAAGGGCGCAGCTTTTGGTATTGCCGGTATAGCAGCCATGGGCTTAGCCGGCTGTTCCACCGACGCTTCCCAAAATAGCCCGCCGGCACCGGCAGAGGGAACAGCCTGGGACCACGAGACGGATGTGGTGGTGGTAGGCTTTGGGGGTGCGGGAGGAGCGGCGGCCTGGGAGGCGGGAACCGCAGGCTCCGAAGTTATCGTTCTCGAATTGGCTAAAACGGCCGGCGGAAGCACCAATATCTGCGGAGGCCTGGTCACCATCGGCGGCGGCAACGCTCTACAGAAGGCAGCCGGCTTTGAAGACAGCCCGGAGAACTTCTACAACTATTTAACAGCGGCCTTGGGTACGGGGGCCGACGAGGAGCAGTGCCGCATCTTTGCTGAACAAAGCCCGGCTATGTACACCTGGCTTACGGAAAAGATTGGCGTAAAGTTCAATCCCGGTATCAATCCCCTCTGGCCTGATACTCCCAATCCTACCGCCGGTTTAACCTGTACAGGGGACGAGTACCATATGGATTATGCCGCCGTGAGCAAAGCCGTACACCGCACAGGCTGGGTAGACAGCGAAACCCGGCCGGGAGGAAGAGACGGCTCCGGCTTCTTCCAGCCTTTGTTACGGGCTGTGGAAGCTCAGCCTAAGGTTAAGGTTATGTACGAAACAGCGGGAGAGCAGTTGATCTATGATCATGATAAAAAACGGATTCTTGGTATCAAGGCTAAACAAGGGGATAAGACTCTCTCCATCAAAGCTCGCAAAGCCGTGGTTCTCACTACCGGCGGCTTTGCCAAGAATGAAGATATGGTGAGAACCTACTGCCCAGCCTTCAATGGAGTGCTGGCTTTGGGAACCGCCGGGGATAACGGTGCAGGGATCAAAATGGGGCAGGCTGTGGGGGCAGCTTTGCAAAACATGCATATGGCTTTCTCCACCAGTACGGCCTATGCCTACACCACTCAGGAAGGCTGTGCCGGCGGCCCCCTCTCTCAAGGCATCATTGTCAATCAATTCGGTTCACGTTTCGTCGCCGAAGACCATTACCATTCTTGGGTAGCAGAATATATGCTCCAGAATCACCAACCGCAGAAGCATCTTCCCAGCTATCTCCTCTTCGATGCCCAAATGTATGATACCTTGCCGGATAAATCCAAAGAAAGCCTGGAAAAGGCCAAGGTCACTAAAGCCAATAGTATTGAAGAGCTGGCTAAAGCACTGGGTACTTCTGAAGGTGTCCTGGAAAACACCGTGCAATTCTATAATTCCAAAGTGGCTGAAGGCAAGGATCCTTTACTTAATAAACAAAGCAAATTCATCAAGCCGATCGCCACAGCTCCCTTTTATGCTCTGGAAATCGTCCCCACCAGTATGTTCACCGTAGGCGGATTGCGGATCAATACCAAAGCTCAGGTTCTCTCCGCTGAGACCGGTGCACCTATAGCCGGGCTCTACTCGGCCGGACGAAATGCCACCAATGTCATCGCTCAGCAATACGGCGGAAGCGGTACCAGTGTAGCTACTTGTTTTGTCTTTGGCAGGATTGCCGGACAAAATGCCGCGGCTGAAGCTGCCCTCTGA
- the argB gene encoding acetylglutamate kinase, whose amino-acid sequence MTPLDKGLDKARVLIEALPYIQKFAGKTVVIKYGGHAMLEQDLKEKVMLDILLLHSVGIRPVVVHGGGPEINSMLTRVGKESHFVRGLRVTDKETMEIASMVLVGKLNTEIISLLNRFGGRAVGLSGKDAQLLQAVKKPMKFENSQGELEDVDLGFVGEIEQVRPEIVTSLVEQGYIPVISPVAGGEDGESYNINADTAAGEIAKALKADKFLLLTDVPGVLRDVEDKDSLLSVIKEDEISGLIDLGVISGGMIPKVECARAALQGGVGSVHILDGRIPHAILLELFTDGGIGTMFNA is encoded by the coding sequence ATGACTCCTCTGGATAAAGGTCTCGATAAAGCCAGAGTGCTCATTGAGGCACTGCCCTATATTCAGAAATTCGCCGGCAAAACAGTGGTGATCAAATATGGCGGTCACGCGATGCTGGAGCAGGACCTCAAGGAAAAAGTCATGCTGGACATTCTTCTCCTGCACTCCGTCGGGATTCGTCCGGTGGTGGTTCATGGAGGAGGTCCTGAGATCAATTCAATGTTGACCAGGGTCGGCAAAGAAAGCCATTTTGTGCGGGGGCTGAGGGTCACCGATAAAGAAACTATGGAAATCGCTTCCATGGTCCTGGTGGGAAAGCTCAACACAGAAATCATTTCCTTGCTCAACCGTTTCGGCGGCAGAGCTGTGGGGCTGTCGGGAAAAGATGCCCAGCTGCTCCAGGCGGTTAAGAAGCCCATGAAATTTGAGAATTCCCAAGGGGAGCTGGAGGATGTGGATTTGGGCTTTGTAGGTGAGATCGAACAGGTCCGCCCGGAAATAGTTACTTCTCTTGTGGAGCAAGGCTATATCCCGGTTATTTCACCGGTAGCCGGCGGTGAGGATGGGGAATCCTATAATATCAACGCCGACACAGCTGCCGGGGAAATTGCCAAAGCCTTGAAAGCCGATAAATTTCTGCTGCTTACCGATGTGCCTGGAGTTCTCAGAGATGTAGAGGATAAAGATTCCCTGCTTTCCGTGATCAAAGAAGATGAGATCTCGGGGCTGATTGATTTGGGTGTAATCAGCGGCGGAATGATTCCCAAAGTAGAATGTGCCCGGGCAGCTCTGCAAGGGGGCGTGGGAAGTGTTCATATTCTCGATGGACGAATACCTCACGCCATTCTCCTGGAACTCTTTACAGACGGCGGAATCGGCACCATGTTTAATGCTTAA
- a CDS encoding TetR/AcrR family transcriptional regulator, which translates to MQKKSFAQDCLYTAIMRLMKEKDVNDITVKELVLKAGVSRSTFYRYYAQPMDVLRDYLQPFDDNNAHLDDEEDKKVYLRRFYQYYTRHSELIYALVQANKTEFLRETIGGHILEVFTDMMTNKGVSSFLQKASVGLCVEILIVWIVNDRKEKIEEMTDTVHNMVSVIERVS; encoded by the coding sequence GTGCAGAAGAAGAGCTTTGCCCAAGATTGTCTGTATACTGCTATAATGAGGCTAATGAAGGAAAAAGATGTTAATGACATCACTGTGAAAGAATTAGTGCTGAAAGCTGGAGTATCCCGTTCAACTTTTTACCGCTATTATGCACAGCCTATGGATGTCCTTCGGGATTACCTTCAACCTTTTGATGATAACAATGCCCACTTGGATGACGAAGAGGATAAAAAGGTTTATTTGCGTAGGTTTTATCAGTATTATACACGCCACAGTGAGCTTATTTATGCTTTAGTTCAGGCTAATAAGACGGAGTTTCTCAGAGAAACCATAGGCGGCCACATTCTCGAAGTCTTTACAGACATGATGACCAATAAAGGAGTATCTTCTTTTCTGCAAAAAGCCAGTGTGGGATTATGTGTGGAAATATTGATCGTCTGGATTGTTAATGATAGGAAAGAAAAGATCGAAGAAATGACTGACACTGTACATAACATGGTTTCTGTGATTGAAAGAGTATCCTAG
- a CDS encoding aspartate aminotransferase family protein, with product MCEKTHTMIQRGQKVVMNTYGRLPMAIIKGRGTIVWDIEGKQYLDFVTGLAVSSLGHSHPAVVEAIQKQAEEILHTSNFYWIPNQIALAEKLVEHSFADQVFFCNSGAEANEAAIKLARKYAKEHYSEDKYEILTLVNSFHGRTLATLTATGQTKYQKGYAPLPEGFTYVPINDLAQLEEKMSPQVAAVMLEPIQGEGGVFPLEVEFLAKARQLCDDYGALLIFDEIQVGLGRTGKLFAYEWSNVAPDIMTLAKALGGGVPIGVMLAKEKVAATFKPGDHASTFGGNPLATAVGCAVMDVLTEEGFLEDVQKRAQYFKQELQKLADKFQTGTEIRGQGFILGWPLERLGAEIVEGAREKGLLINFVGGKALRFLPPLNVSYQEIDVAITILDQVFAEQW from the coding sequence ATGTGCGAGAAAACCCATACCATGATTCAACGGGGCCAGAAGGTAGTGATGAATACCTATGGCCGTCTGCCTATGGCCATTATCAAGGGAAGGGGCACCATTGTCTGGGATATCGAGGGTAAGCAGTATTTGGACTTTGTCACAGGCTTGGCAGTCAGCTCTCTGGGTCATAGCCATCCGGCGGTGGTGGAGGCCATCCAAAAGCAGGCTGAAGAGATTTTGCATACTTCCAATTTCTATTGGATTCCTAACCAAATCGCCCTGGCGGAAAAATTAGTGGAGCATTCCTTTGCCGATCAGGTATTTTTCTGCAACAGCGGCGCCGAAGCCAATGAAGCAGCCATAAAATTAGCTCGAAAATATGCCAAAGAACATTACAGTGAGGATAAATATGAAATTCTGACTCTGGTCAACTCCTTTCATGGCCGGACCTTAGCCACCTTGACGGCTACCGGGCAGACTAAATACCAAAAAGGATATGCACCTCTGCCGGAAGGATTCACTTATGTGCCCATCAATGACCTGGCCCAGCTGGAAGAGAAAATGAGCCCGCAAGTGGCAGCTGTCATGCTGGAGCCTATTCAGGGAGAGGGCGGGGTATTTCCTTTAGAAGTGGAATTCTTAGCCAAAGCCCGCCAGCTTTGCGATGATTACGGGGCACTTCTTATCTTTGACGAAATCCAGGTGGGATTAGGTCGAACCGGCAAGCTTTTCGCCTATGAATGGAGCAATGTAGCTCCGGATATTATGACCTTAGCCAAAGCTTTAGGGGGTGGAGTCCCTATCGGAGTTATGCTGGCCAAGGAAAAAGTTGCCGCCACCTTTAAGCCCGGGGATCATGCCTCGACCTTCGGAGGAAACCCTCTGGCTACAGCCGTAGGCTGTGCTGTAATGGATGTGCTCACTGAAGAAGGATTCCTGGAAGATGTTCAAAAAAGGGCTCAGTATTTTAAGCAAGAGCTGCAAAAGCTGGCGGACAAATTCCAAACCGGCACAGAAATCCGGGGACAGGGCTTTATCCTGGGCTGGCCTCTTGAACGCCTGGGAGCAGAGATTGTGGAAGGAGCCAGAGAAAAAGGTCTGCTGATTAACTTTGTGGGAGGAAAAGCCTTAAGATTTTTACCCCCTCTCAATGTTTCCTATCAGGAAATAGATGTGGCCATCACCATACTCGATCAAGTCTTTGCTGAGCAATGGTAG
- a CDS encoding GOLPH3/VPS74 family protein: protein MLTLMEEVLLISLNEEKGNFSFTASTFIDYCLTGAILMELEHLKRIRVDKKTVEVLDARPFNNRRLELALEPMDSSKRHRPPEYWVSKLRSTLKGLRKSLLEEMADKALLREEEQQGFLFFTSTRYPVRDERARKDILDRIHRVLLRGESPDRKTAKLIGLLYASGILPYLVDKGERKEAKKRAKDITKDDILANAVKKAVQATYANPAFY from the coding sequence ATGTTAACCCTCATGGAAGAAGTTCTTCTCATTTCTCTGAATGAAGAAAAGGGTAACTTCTCTTTTACGGCCAGCACCTTCATCGATTACTGTCTTACCGGTGCCATCCTTATGGAGTTAGAGCATCTCAAGCGGATTCGGGTGGATAAAAAAACTGTGGAAGTCCTCGATGCCAGACCCTTTAATAACCGGCGTCTGGAACTTGCCCTTGAGCCGATGGATTCCAGCAAACGTCATCGTCCTCCTGAATATTGGGTTTCCAAGCTTCGCAGCACCCTCAAGGGCTTACGAAAGAGTCTTCTGGAGGAGATGGCGGATAAGGCTCTCTTGCGGGAGGAAGAGCAGCAGGGCTTTCTCTTCTTTACTTCCACCCGTTATCCTGTCCGGGATGAACGGGCAAGGAAGGATATATTGGATCGGATCCACCGGGTGCTTTTGCGGGGGGAAAGCCCGGATCGCAAAACGGCTAAGCTCATCGGCTTGCTTTATGCCAGTGGAATTCTCCCCTACCTGGTGGATAAGGGAGAGCGGAAAGAGGCCAAAAAAAGAGCTAAAGACATCACTAAAGATGATATATTAGCTAATGCCGTAAAAAAAGCCGTTCAGGCTACCTACGCCAATCCTGCCTTCTACTAA
- a CDS encoding DUF4023 family protein has translation MNFADKFNEDKKKAEENQKHQGKGNPGHKLPNKQHSTNK, from the coding sequence ATGAACTTCGCAGATAAATTTAACGAGGACAAGAAGAAGGCAGAAGAAAACCAAAAACATCAGGGAAAGGGCAATCCTGGCCACAAGTTGCCTAATAAACAGCATAGCACCAACAAATGA
- a CDS encoding MBL fold metallo-hydrolase gives METSKTGISRRKFITLGIAAVGGLALASHVGYDNDNDNTEKMKKPTQIPTPAKWKNEELTVAWLGHAGFLMNFYGTKILIDPAFYERIGLTPLGNYTVGMKRYVACPLTAEQVGKVDLVICSHAHTDHFDYPSLRSMQSPDTAVVTAKGTRSLWEGLNYKTIDEMHWGDEKEYPGGLKVKAIEGEHWGARLPWNKEMEANSILLSKNGVNLFIGADTGYTEKFQQQLREVEIELAIMGIAAYSPKSFEARHATPEQAIQMAEEMGAKKILPMHWGTFKLSQEPMEEPIQRFNQAMAGKMEKIALQEIGATWVQS, from the coding sequence ATGGAAACATCAAAGACTGGCATTAGCCGCAGGAAATTCATTACCTTGGGAATTGCAGCCGTAGGAGGGTTAGCTTTGGCCTCTCATGTAGGATATGACAATGATAACGACAATACCGAAAAAATGAAGAAGCCAACCCAGATTCCCACGCCCGCTAAGTGGAAGAACGAAGAACTGACGGTGGCTTGGCTTGGTCACGCGGGTTTTTTGATGAACTTTTATGGCACAAAAATTCTCATCGATCCAGCTTTTTATGAGAGAATCGGGTTGACTCCTTTAGGCAATTATACTGTCGGTATGAAGCGCTATGTGGCCTGCCCCTTAACGGCAGAACAGGTAGGCAAGGTAGATCTGGTCATTTGCTCCCATGCCCACACCGATCATTTTGACTACCCCAGCCTCAGGAGCATGCAATCACCGGATACTGCGGTCGTTACAGCCAAGGGAACCCGCTCCCTTTGGGAGGGGCTGAATTATAAAACTATCGATGAGATGCATTGGGGTGACGAAAAAGAATATCCGGGGGGACTTAAGGTCAAAGCCATAGAGGGGGAGCATTGGGGAGCACGTCTTCCTTGGAACAAGGAGATGGAAGCTAACTCCATCCTTCTTTCTAAAAATGGTGTCAATCTTTTCATAGGTGCCGATACGGGTTATACGGAAAAATTCCAGCAGCAATTGCGGGAAGTGGAGATTGAGCTGGCAATCATGGGTATTGCCGCCTATTCGCCTAAATCCTTCGAAGCCCGTCACGCTACTCCGGAGCAAGCCATTCAGATGGCCGAGGAAATGGGAGCGAAAAAAATTCTGCCCATGCACTGGGGGACCTTTAAACTTTCCCAGGAGCCCATGGAGGAACCCATTCAGCGTTTTAATCAGGCCATGGCGGGGAAAATGGAGAAGATCGCCCTTCAGGAAATTGGGGCCACTTGGGTGCAAAGTTAA